In the genome of Spirochaetia bacterium, one region contains:
- a CDS encoding GNAT family N-acetyltransferase has translation MEFKLNENPDETAINEIRHKLQDYNDPYWEVEDRYKYVLTLKDETALVGGIVFTIFGEWLELDFFWIDASRRHQGYGKELLKKTESFAVSKGCRMSFLNTFSFQARPFYEKNGYTVVYTQKNYPIRNTRYFMEKSLKKA, from the coding sequence ATGGAATTCAAACTGAATGAAAATCCCGATGAAACAGCAATCAATGAAATCCGACATAAATTACAGGATTATAACGACCCATATTGGGAAGTCGAAGACAGATATAAGTATGTATTGACCTTGAAAGACGAAACCGCTCTTGTGGGAGGTATCGTATTTACCATTTTCGGAGAATGGCTTGAACTTGATTTCTTCTGGATAGATGCATCAAGACGTCATCAAGGCTATGGAAAGGAATTACTCAAAAAAACAGAATCATTTGCAGTTTCAAAAGGATGTCGAATGTCTTTCCTCAATACGTTCAGTTTTCAAGCCCGTCCCTTTTATGAAAAGAATGGATATACAGTCGTATATACACAGAAAAATTATCCAATACGAAACACACGGTATTTCATGGAAAAATCTCTGAAAAAGGCATGA
- a CDS encoding virulence RhuM family protein, producing MDNHGEIVIYQTEDGLTKIDVNMQNETVWLSLDQMAELFQRDKSVIGKHVRNIFKEGELDKNSVWAKFAYTASDGKTYQVDFYNLDVIISVGYRVKSQRGVQFRIWATGVLKEYIKKGFAMDDDRLKKLGGGGYFKELLERIRDIRASEKVFYRQVLEIYATSIDYNPKADVSIQFFKKVQNKIHYAISGETAAEVIYHRADAEKDYMGLMTFSGTQPTLREAKTAKNYLNEKELRAMGQLVSGYLDFAQRQAEREIPMKMEDWSKHLDGILTSTGENLLTGNGTISHFQAMNKAETEYKKYQAKTLSSVEKDYLESIKFLEQKSKQKNEWL from the coding sequence ATGGACAATCACGGAGAAATCGTAATATACCAAACAGAAGATGGTCTGACAAAAATAGATGTTAATATGCAGAATGAAACTGTATGGCTTTCCCTGGATCAGATGGCTGAATTGTTTCAACGTGATAAAAGTGTTATCGGAAAGCATGTGAGAAATATATTCAAGGAAGGAGAACTGGACAAAAATTCAGTGTGGGCAAAATTTGCCTACACTGCTTCTGACGGAAAAACATATCAGGTGGATTTCTACAATCTTGATGTAATTATTTCCGTGGGATACCGTGTGAAATCACAGCGAGGTGTACAGTTTCGTATCTGGGCAACAGGTGTCCTGAAAGAATACATAAAAAAGGGTTTTGCAATGGACGATGACCGCCTGAAGAAATTAGGCGGTGGAGGATATTTCAAAGAACTTCTGGAAAGAATTCGAGACATTCGGGCATCAGAGAAAGTGTTCTATCGCCAGGTGCTTGAAATTTATGCTACAAGTATTGATTACAATCCGAAGGCTGATGTCTCCATTCAGTTTTTCAAAAAGGTTCAGAATAAAATCCATTATGCCATTTCTGGTGAGACAGCAGCTGAAGTCATTTACCATCGTGCAGATGCTGAAAAAGATTACATGGGCTTGATGACTTTTTCAGGAACGCAACCGACATTGCGTGAGGCAAAAACTGCCAAGAACTATCTGAATGAAAAAGAACTGCGAGCAATGGGGCAACTTGTTTCTGGGTATCTGGATTTTGCCCAGAGACAGGCTGAAAGAGAAATTCCTATGAAAATGGAAGACTGGTCAAAGCATTTGGATGGTATTTTGACATCCACCGGAGAAAATCTATTGACTGGCAATGGAACAATCAGTCACTTTCAGGCGATGAATAAAGCTGAAACAGAATATAAGAAATATCAGGCGAAGACACTCAGCAGTGTAGAAAAAGACTATCTTGAAAGCATAAAGTTCCTAGAGCAAAAGTCCAAACAAAAAAATGAGTGGTTGTAA
- a CDS encoding transposase, with translation MYRKFTVPIPDVKGKMTRKKGRDGSLYIYFEYDRIYYKDRQYTIPKRACIGKQDPKDDTRMYPNEKYREFFPDATTAEVPEYTGGRSSCLRCGTYVVIRKILEKHRLLQWLQDRFGCKDGGLVMDLAVYLLVSGRNSAQHYPDHAYGHPLFTPEMRIYSDSKVGHLLRETIGRDDTIAFTEWWNGDKDHRKKVYISYDSSNKLCQAGDIAMVEGGHSKSGINGEPIFGLSVALDVKEKLPLFYEDYPGSIVDVSQLVHMVDKARGLGYRNLGFILDRGYFSKANIEYLDRYGYSFIIMAKGRKKLVSSIVLGVKGTFENIRANHLWEYSVNGTTVEAKLYEGDRENRFFHIYYSPFRHSVERAKIEMLLRKLSCELDALVGKDCAELDMERFQDFELTFFGEGKTLVMYRERTEVTERLIDLCGYFCIISSDRMSAREALLLYKARDSSEKLFAADKTFIGSRAERVQSEASLRSRLFIEFFALIVRSRFHACICDHVQATGRKRNYLNVVSVITELEKIELIRIGDGIYRLDHAITARQKEILSVFGLSADDMRSACMDLSKHLAAIDTADIRNGAPDDDIRNDTTVEDEEERQWQEQAAWKA, from the coding sequence ATGTACCGGAAATTCACCGTACCCATACCCGATGTGAAAGGCAAGATGACCCGTAAGAAAGGCCGTGACGGAAGCCTCTACATCTACTTCGAATACGACAGGATCTACTACAAGGACAGGCAGTACACGATACCCAAGCGGGCATGCATAGGCAAGCAAGACCCGAAAGACGACACCCGGATGTACCCGAACGAGAAGTACCGGGAGTTCTTTCCGGATGCGACGACGGCGGAGGTTCCCGAATACACGGGAGGGCGAAGCAGCTGCCTCCGGTGCGGGACCTATGTGGTGATACGGAAGATACTGGAGAAACACCGGCTGCTCCAGTGGTTGCAGGACCGGTTCGGCTGCAAGGATGGGGGGCTGGTCATGGACCTTGCCGTCTATCTCCTCGTCTCCGGGCGGAATTCGGCACAGCATTATCCCGATCATGCATACGGCCATCCCCTCTTCACCCCGGAGATGCGGATCTACAGCGACAGCAAGGTCGGCCACCTGCTGAGAGAGACTATCGGCCGGGATGACACCATCGCCTTCACCGAATGGTGGAACGGCGACAAGGACCACCGGAAGAAGGTGTACATCTCCTACGACTCCTCCAACAAGCTCTGCCAGGCGGGGGACATCGCCATGGTTGAAGGAGGGCATTCGAAAAGCGGCATCAACGGCGAGCCGATCTTCGGCCTGTCGGTGGCCCTGGACGTCAAGGAGAAGCTCCCGCTCTTCTACGAGGACTACCCGGGTTCCATCGTCGATGTCTCGCAGCTGGTGCACATGGTCGACAAGGCGAGGGGGCTCGGCTACCGGAACCTCGGCTTCATCCTCGACCGGGGATATTTCAGCAAGGCCAACATCGAGTACCTGGACCGCTACGGCTACTCGTTCATCATCATGGCAAAGGGGAGGAAGAAACTGGTCTCCTCCATTGTCCTCGGAGTGAAGGGGACATTCGAGAACATACGGGCGAACCACCTCTGGGAATACTCGGTGAACGGGACCACCGTCGAGGCGAAGCTCTACGAAGGGGACAGGGAAAATCGTTTCTTCCATATCTACTATTCCCCGTTCCGCCATTCGGTCGAGCGTGCGAAGATCGAGATGCTGCTGAGGAAGCTGTCGTGCGAATTGGATGCCCTCGTCGGGAAGGATTGTGCCGAGCTGGACATGGAACGGTTCCAGGACTTCGAGCTCACCTTCTTCGGGGAGGGGAAGACCCTGGTCATGTACCGCGAGAGGACGGAAGTTACCGAACGGCTCATCGACCTGTGCGGATACTTCTGCATCATATCGTCCGACAGAATGAGTGCACGGGAGGCCTTGCTCCTGTACAAGGCCCGGGATAGCTCCGAAAAGCTGTTTGCAGCCGACAAGACCTTCATAGGAAGCAGGGCCGAACGGGTACAGTCCGAAGCCTCCCTCCGCTCAAGGCTTTTCATCGAGTTCTTCGCCCTGATTGTCCGCAGCCGGTTCCACGCCTGTATCTGCGATCATGTGCAGGCAACCGGGAGGAAACGCAACTACCTGAATGTCGTTTCGGTCATCACCGAGCTCGAGAAGATCGAGTTGATCAGGATCGGCGACGGCATATACCGTCTGGACCATGCCATTACCGCCAGGCAGAAGGAAATACTCTCGGTCTTCGGACTGAGTGCCGATGATATGAGAAGTGCCTGCATGGATCTCTCCAAGCATCTGGCCGCCATCGACACGGCAGACATCAGAAACGGGGCTCCCGATGACGACATCCGGAATGACACGACGGTCGAGGACGAGGAGGAACGCCAATGGCAAGAGCAAGCAGCATGGAAAGCCTGA
- a CDS encoding STAS-like domain-containing protein, protein MKENILKISEVAPNYVYQGPRFKDLGPNSGEEFRKNILEPWLKKVKNDEEITIDFGGTKMFSPSFLEEAFGGAVRDGLGEQIANLKFVHIPVSWEKDVTDYIKEAMRVERKK, encoded by the coding sequence ATGAAAGAAAATATATTAAAGATTTCTGAAGTAGCTCCTAATTATGTCTATCAAGGGCCACGTTTTAAAGATCTTGGTCCAAATTCAGGAGAAGAATTTCGTAAGAATATTTTAGAACCATGGCTAAAAAAAGTAAAAAATGACGAAGAAATTACCATTGATTTTGGAGGTACAAAGATGTTTTCCCCTTCCTTTTTGGAGGAGGCGTTTGGTGGAGCTGTTCGAGATGGTCTTGGAGAACAAATTGCGAATCTTAAGTTTGTGCATATTCCTGTGTCTTGGGAAAAAGATGTTACTGATTATATAAAAGAGGCTATGAGGGTTGAAAGAAAAAAATGA
- a CDS encoding DMT family transporter — MKKSGKVNDLVIGYILVALSAICFGIMPVLAKVAYNSGEGTTTLLFLRFGIGGSLLFFFNRTKKAKSPSRKNIFALFLLGALGYTGQSFCYFTALEFASASLVALLLYVYPALVIFISAIFLHEKITSSKMIALVCALVGCMLILGFKGEKDARGMGLALASAAIYAIYIICSSMFVEKETASMCSAIIMLSASFSFAVILGCSKGFQLPKTGKGILATIAIALFSTVVAFWAFFSGLGRIGPTDTSLVSTLEPLVTVLCAMLFLGERLSSINILGGVCIILSLIVSAFPSYRSSHTL; from the coding sequence ATGAAAAAATCTGGCAAAGTCAATGATTTGGTAATCGGATATATACTCGTTGCCCTTTCGGCAATATGTTTTGGCATTATGCCGGTCCTTGCAAAGGTAGCCTATAATTCTGGCGAAGGAACTACAACACTCCTCTTCCTCCGCTTTGGAATCGGAGGTTCCTTACTGTTCTTTTTCAATCGGACAAAGAAAGCAAAGTCCCCTTCAAGGAAAAATATATTTGCACTCTTCCTACTTGGAGCCCTTGGCTATACCGGCCAATCCTTCTGCTATTTCACTGCATTGGAATTCGCATCTGCAAGTCTTGTGGCTTTGTTGCTGTATGTTTATCCGGCACTTGTCATCTTCATTTCAGCAATTTTCCTGCATGAGAAAATTACTTCCTCAAAAATGATAGCCTTGGTCTGTGCCTTGGTCGGATGCATGCTCATCCTAGGTTTCAAAGGAGAAAAAGATGCCAGAGGAATGGGCTTGGCACTTGCTTCAGCAGCAATCTATGCAATCTATATCATCTGCAGTTCCATGTTCGTAGAAAAGGAAACAGCAAGCATGTGTTCGGCCATTATCATGCTTTCAGCCTCTTTTTCCTTTGCCGTCATCCTTGGCTGCAGCAAGGGTTTCCAACTTCCAAAGACAGGGAAAGGGATACTTGCAACAATTGCAATTGCCCTCTTCTCAACCGTAGTTGCGTTCTGGGCATTCTTCTCAGGACTAGGACGTATCGGACCTACCGATACGTCACTTGTATCAACTTTGGAACCTTTGGTTACAGTCCTCTGTGCAATGCTGTTTTTAGGAGAACGACTCTCATCTATCAATATCTTGGGCGGGGTATGTATCATTCTCTCCCTCATTGTATCAGCTTTTCCATCCTATCGGAGCTCCCATACATTGTAG